CCAGGTCCTGCATGGCCATGATCATAATAATACCTACTGATGCCGCGCTGCTTTGCACTAAAAATGTAAATAAAGCGGCCGCCGCAACAGCCAGCAGTGGGTAGTCACCGGCGCTCATCAGCATTTGACGGAAAAAAGGCTCGTCTTTAAGCGGCTGCATAGTATCGGCTATCATTTTGAGCCCTAAAAATAACAGACCGAAGCCCAGCAGTACTTGCCCCACCCGCTTATATTTGTCTCGCTTGGAGAAGAATATAATGGTGGCTCCTATGCCCACAATGGGTAACGATATTTCGGTAACATTCAGGGCGATAAGCTGGGCGGTTACTGTGGTGCCTATATCGGAGCCCAATATAACTCCCAAAGTTTGTTTTAATGACATGATTGATGCGCTGGTCAGGCCTACTAAAATTACAGTTGTAGCGGTACTGCTTTGAAAAAGCATGGTTACCAGTGCACCAACTATAAGAGCGGTAAAGCGGTTATGAGTGAGAGTACTGAGAATACTCCTGAGTCTGTGTCCGGCGATTTTTTGCAGACCTTCACTCATGATGAACATACCGTACAGCAATAGCCCCATACCGCCCAGTAATCCCAATATTACGGTTTTCCAAAGTTCCACTGCCGAACACCTCCCCAAAAGCTTAGTGTTATAATACAACAAAATTAAAAAAATGTTAATATTATATTAATTTTATGTTAAGTGGATTGTACCATGCTTCACATTGTTTATGCAATAGATATTCTAATAATTATCTGATAATTATATGGCAGTTTGGCTAGCTGATCAAGATTAAAATGCCATAGCGTCATAAATATTATGGCTATGGCTCTGAAAAAATGTGTAGCCCCAGGGTTTAATGCGTTGTATATATCTTGTTGTAAATACATGAGGGTTTAAATGTGCCCTGTTAGGTCTAGGTCCGGCACCTCGGTCTTAATCAAATCAGGCCGTACTTTACTGATTCGTTTAAGTGCCCTGACGACCCCCGGATTCAGTGCCGGGTCGTCAAGAAAAGAGGCCAGTATGGACACATAGTCTTGGAAAAGTTCCGGCTGATGATAAATAATTTCTCCCGCGGCCTCGGGAGCCACCCAAAGAGACCCGCCCGATTCATCATTTAACTCCCAAAATATACGCCGCATGATAGTTTTGGCCCGTTCGGGATTATTTTGGGCTATTCTGTCCGTAAGTAGTCCTAAACCTTCTATTGCCCGCTGGCGCACATATTCGTTCAGGCTGTACAGAAATGAAAAAAGAGCGCCGGTAACTCTGCCGGTATGCTGTTCACCCAGGTTGATTAACTGATTTAGGTCCCCATATAGCAGTATTTGTTCTACGTTTTTTTTAATGGCTGAAAAATTCATATAAAACAACTCCCTTCTCCCATCTTATTCTACCATGCATATCCATAACGATAATCTAATATTAACCTTTTGTGCGCAAAAGCTAAAGGCATGCTCGGCCCGAATGATTGAAATCGAATCATGTTTTAAGTTCACAAGGTGTTTGGGAAGGAACTTCAGAAGATAATGTCGAAAAAGTGATAATGATTTTTTCTAAGGATGGGTTTTGATGCGAAAAGTTGCCGTATTCAGGCTCAAGCCGGGCATGAAAGTGGCCCGCGCAGTATACAATGCCAATCAGCAGGTGCTGTTGGCCGCCGGTACTGTTCTAACGTCGAATTTCATTAAAAAATTACTGCAGCTTAATATACCGGGTGTATACATAGACGACGGCTTATTATCCGATGTGGAGCTTGACGACGTAGTTTCGGAGGATACAAGGAACCGGGCTATTAGTTACACTAAAAAAATATTTCATGATTTTTATTATACCAGAAGTCTTAGCGGTTTAAAAAAAATGGAGCAAACCGTTAACAATATACTTGAAGATTTGATGAATAATTCCTCCCTCATGGTAAATCTTGTGGATATTCGCAGTTCGGATGAATACACTTTTGGACACTCGGTGAATACATGTATTTTATCAATAATTACCGGCATGAAAATGGGTTATACGGGAAAAGCCCTGTGCCGCTTGGCAATGGGAGCGATTATGCACGATTTGGGGAAAACACTTATACCTGCAGAAATACTTAATAAGGCTGGTAAGCTAACGGCAGAGGAATATGCAATTGTTAAGAAGCATACGGAATACGGTTATTCGATATTGACAAAAACCAGGCGCTTTAATGCTGTATCAGCGCTGATAGCGCTGCAGCATCATGAACGATACAATGGATCAGGTTATCCAAACGGTCTTACGAGTGACCAGATTCACGAATTTTCAGTTATTGTGGGTTTAGCCGATACGTACGATGCTTTAACTTCGGACAGAGTTTATCATACTGCCTATACCCCTTATGAGGCTTTTGAAATGATATCTGCTTTTGGCGATTACATGTTTGA
This genomic interval from Desulfoscipio sp. XC116 contains the following:
- a CDS encoding DVU0298 family protein, which encodes MNFSAIKKNVEQILLYGDLNQLINLGEQHTGRVTGALFSFLYSLNEYVRQRAIEGLGLLTDRIAQNNPERAKTIMRRIFWELNDESGGSLWVAPEAAGEIIYHQPELFQDYVSILASFLDDPALNPGVVRALKRISKVRPDLIKTEVPDLDLTGHI
- a CDS encoding HD-GYP domain-containing protein, whose product is MRKVAVFRLKPGMKVARAVYNANQQVLLAAGTVLTSNFIKKLLQLNIPGVYIDDGLLSDVELDDVVSEDTRNRAISYTKKIFHDFYYTRSLSGLKKMEQTVNNILEDLMNNSSLMVNLVDIRSSDEYTFGHSVNTCILSIITGMKMGYTGKALCRLAMGAIMHDLGKTLIPAEILNKAGKLTAEEYAIVKKHTEYGYSILTKTRRFNAVSALIALQHHERYNGSGYPNGLTSDQIHEFSVIVGLADTYDALTSDRVYHTAYTPYEAFEMISAFGDYMFDFNVVKSFLHHVAAYPVGSLVKLSTGEIGAVVQNRPGYSLCPLVRILFTSEHEPLTCPAEIDLASVSNVTIVKVIDNDNELNLLKFKKDSLQR